The segment TGCAGGAAGCAAAAGTTTGGATTGATGGGCTTCACGATCTGATAGACCTGATGCATGGTATTCATTGACTGCATCCCACTGGAAATCACCATTGGGCGACCTAGCCATTAGAAAACATGCACATGTTTTGTCCTACATCTGTAAGAAAGCTACACAAGATAAATTCTTGAGGTTAAACTAGACAAGAAAGCTGGGTGAACCTTTTATTCCCCAAGTCTGAGGGtgattttcttctaaaagtACTGTGGAGTTTTTTCCAAAATCAACTAGAGGAAAGATCTAATAACTTACCTACACACAGCAATGTTTACCAAGATGgctcaaaagaaaatgcttacCTTTCTTTGCAGTCTTTTCCAAATATGGAAAATTGTTTGTATCTCCTGATCCTACTTTGAAAAACGGAACATCTAGTTCATGTAGAAATTCCACTGCCATctacaaggaaaagaaaccactgCATTTTAACACACCAGTTCAGCTGTTATCAGAGTAGCACCATGCTGGCAAATATAGAACCCTTTAAAACAGCAAAGCCAAAGCTTAATTAAAtaggttatatatatatatcagaaATATTCTGCTCCTGAAATAATGCTTACTATTCAGAGGATATTAGTTTCTGACTTTCCTCCAGGTGAAGTATTACCTAAGTGCCTTCTTTTATACTTCTACTACAAAACCAGATTTTCCACAGGTTTTTGACTGTGATCCCTGTCCCAAGGCAGTCTCTTTGGTCTCCCAGCTGTAGCTGCTTAAAACAACTGTAGGTACAGCTTCTTAGTACAGGTGAGCTCCACTGCTCCTCTGACTTCAAAATGACCTTGCAGGCCACAGcattcttgctttctttttttggcactACCAGAGACAGCGACTACCTGCAGATGGGAGCTTGGCTGTTGAAGGGGAAAGGTACTGCATGCAACACAAAGAGTCTTCCTGCCACATACTTTCTGCAGTTCAGAAATACTAAACCACAAACAGTGTTTAAAACTGCAAGTAGTTTACCTGAGTAGATCTATCACTCTAAAAAACTGTCTGAGCACACTGAATAAGCACttgtaaaaaaaagttaagtgcCCCAAAAGGGAAATCCAAAATGCATGTGCTTCTGGGAGAGAgactagaaaataaatataaaatatgccAAAAACTATAGAACAGCTTATTCAAATGTTAATtatacttttccttcttctaaAAAACGTGTATGCTATATTCAGAAATTATTGGAGGCTCCATGTAAATCAGTATTGCACCAGTAAGGGGCCTTTTGAAAATTAGTACTTTTAAGGGAGAAAATCCCAAACCTGTCACAGGCAAAAGATACTGAAATCCTCCATTCACATCCAGGGGAAACAATGAAATAGTTACCTAGCTTTGTCCCCTTTCAACCACCCACGAACACTTATTACTTCAGCTCATTCTTTGTTGCAGTCACAGTTACTTAGTGCCAGAGAAAGAGCACTAATATCCAGAAGAGAATCACACCTTCTTCAgtctaatttttatattgtcaTTATGATGCCGATTCAATTTCTTGTACCTAGGATGCATAACATCTCCTTTATATAGTTTATTCACTAAGACGCATTATGCATGAAGACAATGACGACACTATATTAAAAAGCCACGTATCTAATCTGAGGAGATTGTACAAAATTAAGTATGATGGATAAACCTCATAACTAAGACCACTCTTTATTAGGTAAATACGTCTTGAAAATTGGCAGCTTTTCTGTAAGAGAATTAAGGAACAGGAAGTAATCTCAAACAACAGGGACGACTTTAAAGGGAGTGGTTCAATGGGATCCTGTTTTGTCTCCAGTACACACCGGAACAGAGCAGATAAAGGAGTTACTCATAGCTTTTATATTTACTTCACACATCACTTCATCGATATCCTCACACAGTTAAACAAATAACCTCTTTGACATAACTGAAGTTCCAGAGATTATGTTCAATTTACAGAAGTTGATGTATTCGCAAGGACTTATGAACGTCAATTTATGTGATGATGCTTGCCAAAAATTCCAAACCCGTGTCTTGCAGAAATGCCACCAGAAATCTTAGGAGCTGTGCAATGTAATtactgttcaaaaaaaaaaaaaaaagcacaaacatgTACCAGTACTCAGTACTGTTACTTAGCTGATGAGGCCACACACAAAGGAGCACTGCATCTTGAGAAAAAGAGGGATCCCAGAGGTAGAAAGTGATCTTAGCTGCTGCATATGAAAGGTGTTTGGCATCGTACTATAGCCTTTAGAAGCTGGAGGTTTCAACATCGGAGtgtgattttttcccccaaaaggcATATGGGCATTTAAGATCCCAAAGAGAAGTCCCATATAGATCCCCTACAGAAGTCCAAGACTACTGGATTTAATTACTCCTCTTAAAAGAGTAGGTGGTGTTCACCAGGTCTCCTAGTCATGAGggcaacaataaaaaaaaacatcataACACCCTCTTTTCACGTATCTATTTCTAAGCCCATGGCATCAGGCTGTTGCAATacatgcaaaacacatttttgtcgGTCAGATGTCTGAAGCAATCTTTTATGGCATTTGGTGCTCACACCACCTCAGCTGGCACACAGCAATTCAAGGATTTTGGTCCATAGGGACAGCAAGTTAATACAAACAGTAACAGTGGTCAGAGACTGGAAAAGACAGCataaaaacatggaagaaatttaatttgcttAGTCCAGAGaacataaaacagaaaagagatgtGATAACAGAGTTCAAATACACAGAGAGGAGAGACAAGAAAAGTACAAACTTCTATGTCAGATGAGGGAGAACAAAAAATTATGAGAAAGGAGATTAAGCTGACACATCAAGAATTCTCTCTGATGGCAAGGAGAGTGAGGCACTGAACAAATCAccttaaaacattaaataccCATTCTTGTCCCATCCTGGATAAGGCTACTTGCAGAAAGACAAGGACAAAGCTGTGCTTTGCCTTATGCAAGAGTGGCTAGCTTACTTCTGGAAGGCCTCTTTCAATTTGGTTCTCTGTAATTTCTAGGCCACgaagaaaagtaaaacagtCTGCAATCTGATCTATATTGAAATTTAACTGTCACCTGATCTTTCTAGTTTACACATTTCAATTGTACCTTGCATTTGGTAATAACTGTAACTATCATTATTTTGAGGTAGGCAACAAGCAACAGTTAAATCTGAGGCAGAACCGCAGCAGGTAAGCTTTATAGAGTTTACAGGCTGCTGAGTGACTGTTCAAGAGCCCACTGACAAAAATCAGTAAATGCTTTAGGAGTAACAGGGCAAGGTGGAGACCCTCTCCAAGagattaataaaagaaaaaggaatataagcatttctgctgcttaaaAACACCAGCTGAGGTCTAGTAAATAGTGGGGTGGagtgggggggggaagaggaagggatTAAGTTAAGAAAGGAATCAGGTTTAAATACAGAGGGAAGTTTGAAATGCTTGGAGACAATATACCAGGCACCACCAGATAGTGGTCAGATTGCTGTCCTGATCTGAACTCCCATGATTGTTCATAGAGTTCAACTGAGCCCTGATCTCTAACAGGATTTACTATGTATAAATACCTCAGCATAAGTGACAGGCCTTCTGAAACATTCAGCCATTTACTCAACCACTGTAGAGACACAAATGAACTGGCAGAAGCACAGTTACTCTAGTTTCCTCATTTACACTCAACATCCGCACGTGTTTACTCTTTTTCATGTAAGAACTGTCACACCTAAGTAATCACCAACATACAGCAGCTGgactctgcttttcatttcagtacaGTTCACATACCTCATCCATGCCAgaagctgtgaagaaaatgccaATTTCCTCTGCGTATTTCTTTAGCTCTCTATATTGGTCATGACTAAACTCTAAGTGGCGCTTGTGCTCCCCATAGGTCTTTCCCCAGGAGTGTTTAGAGGTATAGGGCCTTTCTAAGGCTTTCTTGTTGAATTTGTACTCCAGTTCACTCTTCTGGAACTTGGCACAGTCCGCTCCACATTCCTGCAAAACAAGCCGGTGCACACTGAGTGGAACTCCAAGTGAAACCACACTCATCCCAAGTTTGAACACCAGGACTGTGCAACCAATGGGCCCATTTGCAGTGGAGTTTTCACATTACCAAGAGAAGCAATCACAGGAATAGTACAGTGACAGAGGACCTGCACAGCCGTGAGccctttcatttcaaaatgccTGTTACACTTGGTAAAGCAGCGATCTAGGAGATCATACTAAAACTACAAAAGTGAACCGCCTCTTAGCATGCATGCCACTTATTTGAAGAGCTGATTTCTGTGGCATTTTCCAAGCTCAGCTCTCATGCAGtaattttacaagaaaacaagtgaCAGGACTCTGTAGAAGAGGGATTATGAATCCAAAAGTTGTACGAAGTGACAATTAACAGTGAAGTTACATCCTTGCTGAGCTATTTTGCCCTTACACCACAGTCACAGGCCAAGTGCATTACACCGTGACTTCTCCCTCAGGGAGGATATGCTGTTTGCTAACACTGGTATACCTGATGTATGTGGCAACGCATTTTAAAGCGGCGTGGCCGTCTTCTGGATGACACCAGCATTCCCTCAAACACACCCTGAACTGGGGGCTGGCGAGGGACGGCTCAGCACCCCGGCCTCAGCCCGCGGCCCCTCACCGGCCACACACCGGGTCCGCGGCCCCGAACGCCAGCACAAGTGGGTCGCCGACTGCGAGGCACGGCCCGAAGGCCACCAAGCAAGCAGCCGCCTCGCGGGCCCTCACCGCCACTGTCCCCACgtagctgctttaaaaattccGCCCCGTAAGTCACCCCGCGGCTGCCACCGGGCGGAGACTGGGCGGTGCGGCCCGACCGCGGTGTCCCCCGCGGGGAGGGGCCCCTCCCGCCTTGTGCCGGTGGCCTGGGGGCCTCCTCACTCGGGCGAACGGGCCCGCCACCCGGCGCGGAGCGAAACTctgcgggggccggggccggggcagccctgcccgccgcggggccccgccgcgcccccgcccaACCCGCGCCACCTTGGCCATGCAGATCATGCGCTTGGCGATCGCCAGGTCGCCCTGGTGGTTCTGCCCGATCTCCGCGATGATGAAGCACGGCTGCTCGCCGCCGATGCGACGCCCGGGGCACAGCTCGAACTCCCGCGACATGatggccgccgccgccccgcgaCTGCGCCGCCGCTCCGCGGCCCGCGGGACgccaccgcccgccccgccgcgaGCAGCCAATCCGCGCCTGGGGGCGGGGTCGCGCGCCACCGCCTTCCGCCCCGGGCGCCGCCgggcggggctgccggggccgcTACGCGCGGGGTGGCCGAGCGGCCCCGGCGGGAGGGGCGGacgcgggggctgcggggcgctTGGCTCCGTCGGGGGctccgcggccgccgccgcgctctGGGGCGAGCGAGGCCGGCGCTTGCGGGCGGTGCGCGGCAGGGGTCCGGCGCTGGCGGAGGTTTCCAGCTTGGCGCCCATGGCGCGCAGCCGCCGgcgccccccaccccggcccggGCTGGGGCACGGAGCGTGTGTCCGCGCTGCGCGGGGCCGCCGGCCAGTAGCCAGTCCCGGTGCGCCGGCGCGGGCGTCCCCGGCCTGGCCACGGCAGCTCCTGTGCGGCGGCCGAGCGGGGCGCGGGAAGCCGTGCCGGGGCGGCCTGCGGCAACCGCTACTGACACAGAGGCTTTACGGGGAGCACTGGGTGCTGACAGCGCTTGCACGGTGACGCCAGGGGGTTACCCGGGCGCGCagcagcgcggcggggccgagACACCGGAGCCGTCCCCGGGACGCTCCCGCGTGGCACCTACCGTGTGCCAGCGCGGCCCCGGCGAGTCACGCGTTACAccgggcggcggcgctgccggcgTTCCCGGTTGTTACCCAGTGTGCCCTTTCAGCTTCATGCTTTTTATGACAGGGTGGGTTTCTTGGTTTatgatttgcaaaaaaaaaaaaaaaaaaaaaaggttattttcctGACGGAGAGGGATGTTGATTATATTAACACGGTCAGGATTTGCGTAGATGCTGGATATACTCGGATGGACGTGCCCTTAGCAGAGGCTGCTGAATATATTTACCCCCAAACTTACTACAAACGGTTCTTCATCTAATCTTATTGTTGTCTTTCCTTGCATAGAAGTGAACCTTGTGGAAACTTGGATTTCTGTTCAGTGAGAAATGCCAGAGCTTTGCACATTTTCAGGGAGGTGCAcagcaaaagtattttaacGTTTTCAATTCGAATTACTTGAATGGATCAGAACGTTCTGACTGACTGCATTCTGATTTTGCCTTAAAATATACAGATAAGAGACTActtgtaatataaaaatattttaaccgCATAAAACATAAACGCACAACTAACAACAATCAAATGGAGTATGGCGGTAAAAAATTCTTAATTCCTTTTCCCTTGAAGCAAAATTGACTCAAAATGGGATATATTGCTGTGGTTTCAATTAAACACTATTGTACCATAGAAAAAGTTTGTTACAACCATGTTAAGTAATGCTGCCCATATAGCCCTTCTTTCCACTCaaacttttgctttcctttttttgttttttccatggTAAAACACTTTATACCCTTTGAACAGTGGTCTACGATTATGTTTCGTCACGCTTAATTCTCATTCGCCCTTACGAGACTCGTCTCCGTCTTTTTttgcttcccccacccccaatctGGCATGTTCTGTGCGAGGGGGCTTTCTTTGCTCGGGGGTGGAGCTTTTGGTATGCTAATTAGGATAGTTCAGACATGCTgtcattaaccatttggttctccttgagaAAAAAGCAACCAGTTCTCTAGAAACAGGCGAATTTGGAGGCTGTTTCATAGCCAGGAAAGTTTCATGATAACTGAACCTGTATTTAGCCATTTCTACGGATCAATTACATTGACTACAGTCATAGGTGGATACAAACGCAGGCATAGCTTATTCAGGGGTGCCAAACCACAGTTACAAAAAGAGATCCGagtaaaatacagtttctaCAAAAATGGTTACATTTTATGTAATggataatacatattttatatgtttttgAACAGTTTCtagagagagaataaaaagaagtattttgcagCTATTACTAATATACCCCACAATGGACCATAATAATATAATTTCAGGAATTATATAGGGTTAAAAGCCATGCCACAGTCTGTTggattttaaaactgcaaaaattaaCTATTAAAACACCTCACACTCGTTATTGGCTATGCCAAACAATTTGTGTCACCTTAATACAAAATGCATATAAATGCTGAGAATAATTATGATTAAATTTCCCCTGAAAGTTAGCTGATTGAAAAAGCAGTTCattaagaaagtatttcttaatGGTATTATTTGAAGCAAGTCTCTAATGTGCTACATCTTGCTGAGTTTTGGTCTGCATTCTGAGGTACTACACTTGCCTATGAGACACCTCTCCAACTAAACAATATGGCTTGCAGCCCAAAGACCCAGCTTGTTCTTTGAAGTTCGTTAAGTGCTCTACATTCTTCCTACACAATGCTTACCACCAGCTCCAGAGAACAGACACGCCCTTCTTCCTTGGGGCAAGTTTCTTGTTCAACCATCAGGTGACAAGTAGGAAAAAGATGCCTCCAGAACAATTAACTCCTGGATAATTTTACAATGACAGAACATCGTTTTGCCTATCATAGTTCAAAAGTATAGAAGACTGAGCCCCTGTGCTTTTCTTTATCCAGTAATAGTAGAATTGGAGATAAAAGAATACAGAGCTattgtagaatcacagaatagtcaGTGCTGGAAGGGACCTGGAGAACGTCTGCTCCAAACCccagctaaagcaggttcatcTAGAGCAGTTGCACAGAgttgcatccaggcaggttttgaatgtctccagagaaggagactccaaaacctctctgggcagcctgttccagcgctctgtcaccctcaaacAAGTTTTTTGTCATACTCAGATGGAACTTGccgtgttgcagtttgtgcctgttgcctcttgtcctgtcgctgggaACTGAAAATAGCCTGGTCCCATCCTCTagacactcgcccttaagatatttcCATGTTGATAAGATCAGTCTTctttcctccaggctaaacaggcccagctgtctcagccttccctcataaGGCAGATGTTCCAGTCCTCTCATCTTCACAGCCCTCGGCCAGACCCTtcccagtagttccctgtctctctcgagctggggagcccagcactggacacaaCGCTCAAGATATTgtctcaccagggcagagcagagggggacgATCACCTCCCTCCATCTGTTGGCCACAGTGCTTCTAATGTACCCTAGGGTCCCATtggccttggccaccagggcacatCACTGtctcatgggcaacttgctgtccaccaggactcccaggtccttctccacagagctgcctcccagcaggtcacccccagcctgtgctggtgcctggggctgtccctccccaggtgcaggaccctgcgCTTGCCTTTGTTGAGctccatgaggtccctctcTGCCCAGGTCTCtggcctgtccaggtctcgctgaatggcagcgcagctTCTGGTgcatcagccgctcctcccagttctgcatCATCAGCAACGTGCTGAGGGGACGCTCTGCCCCTTCACCCAGCTCATTGATGAGTAAGCTGGACAGGACTGGAgccagtactgacccctggggtacaccatcagctacaggcctccagctggactctgcgcCATTGATCACAACCttcagctctgccatcagccagtTCTTagtccacctcactgcccaCTATACATATATAATGTAAAGTACAAAAGCAAGAAACGAATAGTAAAAGTACAGAAGCTGTGGAACAGTGAGAGAACTATTCCAACTCAGGCAGTTTTACAGTACCTACCGTTTACTTCATAATGAGGGTATGGCCACACCAATTCCAAAATTGTATTCTGTGAAACTCTGATGTCTAAACCCCTTGTTCTGTTGGAtgtttgtcttttatttcagtgagaaaGCCATCTCATGCTGAGGATTTTATGGATATATTTGTGCATAATAATGAAAAGTATACTTTgaatagaacagaaaattagaataaaatagAACATTGAATataatagaatagaacagaacagttccagctggaagggacctacaacaatcatctagtccaagtgcctgaccacttcagggctgatcAGAATGTGACAGTTGTCACACTAGCCAAATTGAATTTACACGCAGTAATGCTTTATTCAGGAATTACACAGCTTGAGACAAGTGTGTGTAGTTTATGCACTCCAACACAAACAGATTTTCCTGGAGCTTCACTGGCGGGATAAAAGACCTTTGACAAGTCATGGTCCTTGAAGCAGGTAATGTGGTTGCATCTTTGACATAGTTTATAGGAAGAGAATTCCATGAGGATCCAGTGATGATGACCATTTGCCAGCAGCAATTACTTTCAAATATCAATTTCTAGTCAATCAATTGACAAAATGTTTGAGTTTCTCAGTGGATTTTAAGTCTTTGGTCTCCTTTCCTTGGCCTATATGCTGTGCAACGCTGGTGGGTGTTAGCTTCCCCTGGCAACACCATTTTCTTACCCTGTTGTCTGATTACTTCTTTGACCCTTTTGTCATGTCTAAAGCAGCGTTCCCAGCTTTTAAGGTTACAATTCTTCAATAACCAGAGACTTAAACTAGCCATATTTCTGTCAGTTACTCAAAGGTACTTGTCAGCATTGCAAAGCAGTACAAAGTAGCATTCTAGCAGATGCCTCCCTTGTTCTGCATCTTTAGAGTCCTAAGTGCCCGTTCAAAATCCTAATATTTCCTGGGAAAAGTAACATACTTTGATAGATAACTCAGCAAACAGAAGACAGGATTTATTTCCTGCTAGCAGTTACCTAATAAATTTACTTCCCTGGGAGGCCAGcatgcacagcccctgccaACGCTGTGCCAGATCTTGTTCTTGTCAGTGTTCAGCCTGTGCTCCCAGCTGTGGGGCACTACTGGCTTTCTCTGACACGCTACACATAGCTCTAGTTATTTTACTCCAGACTGTTGAGAAAGGAGGTTCATCAGAAGTGagcctaattttatttttcttctacctCTTGTTTGGCCTGTTCCATGTTCTCATGCTTGAACTTCACAAATAGCCCTAGCTGATAGACCGTTTTCCCCTCAGTGCTGCAATACCTGTAAACCACAGTGTCCTGCTCTAGCAGCTGTATTTTATGACAGCATGCATCTCACCATAACAACTGGTGTTTGAAAGCTCATACTATCATCTGTTATCTTGGACTTGCAAGACTAAATGATAGGAGATGTagttcacagaaaagaaacaatgctattaaaataatatggAGGAACTGCTGGAAAAAGCGATATAGTTCCATGAAAGCTCACAGTTCTGGTTTTATCCTCAGGCCCTTTGTGGAGAAAAGCTGCCCGTTCTACATGCTCATAGGCTACATGTGTGAGGTTAAAGAGGCGGTGAACAGCACCTATGCAGGGACCTGTGGGTACTTCAGAACTCATGCTCAGCCCGCCAGAAGGGTGGCAGG is part of the Falco biarmicus isolate bFalBia1 chromosome Z, bFalBia1.pri, whole genome shotgun sequence genome and harbors:
- the NANS gene encoding sialic acid synthase; translation: MSREFELCPGRRIGGEQPCFIIAEIGQNHQGDLAIAKRMICMAKECGADCAKFQKSELEYKFNKKALERPYTSKHSWGKTYGEHKRHLEFSHDQYRELKKYAEEIGIFFTASGMDEMAVEFLHELDVPFFKVGSGDTNNFPYLEKTAKKGRPMVISSGMQSMNTMHQVYQIVKPINPNFCFLQCTSAYPLQPEDVNLRVISAYQSAFPDIPIGYSGHETGIAISVAAVAMGAKVVERHVTLDKTWKGSDHQASLEPNELVELVKAIRTVEKAMGSPVKQLLPCEMACNEKLGKSVVAKVTIPEGAVLTLDMLTVKVGEPKGFPPEAIFDLVGQKVKNKIEEDETITEEAVENHFKKVKC